A genomic segment from Dietzia psychralcaliphila encodes:
- the mshB gene encoding N-acetyl-1-D-myo-inositol-2-amino-2-deoxy-alpha-D-glucopyranoside deacetylase — protein sequence MTPFVAPPADAGVRALFVHAHPDDEAITTGGTIAALVTAGVDVRVVTCTLGEEGEVLGEDLAGLVADRADQLGGYRIGELAVSLRALGVDRPRFLGGAGRWRDSGMSGTSSATHPRAFVASSRAAVDEVVTLLDDWRPHLVVTYDPRGGYGHPDHIRAHEVVHTAIDDAAHRPRRVAWTVTARSDVSRRHPAPPGHLRHAGDSELPSVPDSRLTHRVPLDDATYAAKLESLTGHATQLELVPGADAEPWFFALTNGVLQPVSEVEWYIAHDLVDSDGPYVKCSPGTAHLLDGLVGETL from the coding sequence ATGACGCCGTTCGTCGCACCGCCCGCGGACGCCGGCGTCCGCGCCCTGTTCGTCCACGCCCACCCCGATGACGAGGCGATCACCACGGGAGGCACCATCGCCGCCCTCGTCACCGCTGGAGTGGACGTTCGGGTGGTGACGTGCACCCTCGGTGAGGAGGGAGAGGTCCTCGGTGAGGACTTAGCAGGACTGGTAGCCGACCGCGCCGATCAGCTCGGCGGCTACCGGATCGGCGAACTGGCGGTCTCACTGCGTGCGCTCGGGGTGGACCGGCCCCGCTTCCTCGGAGGCGCAGGCCGGTGGCGGGACTCCGGGATGTCCGGCACGTCGTCCGCGACGCATCCACGAGCGTTCGTGGCGTCGTCGCGCGCCGCGGTCGACGAAGTGGTGACGCTGCTCGATGACTGGCGGCCCCATCTCGTCGTCACCTACGATCCGCGCGGAGGTTACGGGCACCCGGATCACATCCGCGCCCACGAGGTCGTCCACACCGCGATCGACGATGCCGCACACCGGCCCCGTCGGGTGGCGTGGACGGTCACCGCGCGCTCGGACGTCTCGCGACGGCACCCGGCGCCGCCCGGACATCTCCGGCACGCCGGCGACTCCGAGCTGCCCTCGGTGCCGGACTCACGGCTCACCCACCGGGTTCCGCTCGACGACGCCACCTACGCGGCCAAGTTGGAGTCGCTGACCGGGCATGCGACCCAGCTCGAGTTGGTGCCCGGGGCGGACGCCGAACCGTGGTTCTTCGCCCTGACCAACGGAGTGCTCCAGCCGGTGTCGGAGGTCGAGTGGTACATCGCTCACGACCTCGTCGATTCCGACGGACCCTACGTCAAGTGCTCGCCCGGCACCGCCCATCTGCTCGACGGACTCGTGGGGGAGACGCTGTGA
- a CDS encoding PH domain-containing protein: protein MTDSVRVGGSGEAPGATETTGGTESTEAAGAPEATDGTGAADASAATEATGAGEADTSDEADRADRADRADEEPVSEKIDPEAPWERLSWRMLLVDPLGSLTRLLPLFLISLWLGSNRSNYWFEISIISLVVLAGVLRWLSTSYQVGRTHIILKKGFFSRQVVTVARNRVRSVDTESDLFHRVMRVSIVEVGTGRSDSGKSDAERFRLNAIDTALVEPLRDELLAHRRALDPTLSEEDEEQWGSKYGEDIARWRITWARFAPFSFIGFGVLLSLWLLTWQMGDMHDRIMDLAMVEAAVSWLDSLGQPWTLVGEAIAVWMVAGVLAIITYAIRYGKYALTDRGQLLYVQNGILRRKHQALDKARLRGVEIRLPVYLRLLGGGRLEPIMTGTKKGATASTLLPQAPIKDVRRVAIRILGEETPVTVPLRRHPWKAARRRITRGLMPFWIVAGLIVLVRIDSGPSADIWVRWAIPAALVFFLALSVDRIRMLGHALLPDTLVSSSGSWTAKRIVLEADGIIGWTVTQSVFQRSAGVATVSAATPAGNGVYSVMDMDADEAWALAEALTPGITDVWNHDGDPDDRASPSMGVRTQ from the coding sequence GTGACCGACTCGGTGCGGGTCGGCGGGAGCGGAGAGGCCCCCGGGGCCACGGAGACAACAGGGGGAACGGAGAGCACAGAAGCGGCGGGCGCACCGGAGGCAACCGACGGCACAGGAGCGGCGGACGCATCAGCGGCAACGGAGGCCACCGGGGCCGGTGAGGCCGACACGTCCGACGAGGCCGACCGGGCCGACCGGGCCGACCGGGCCGACGAGGAGCCCGTCTCCGAGAAGATCGACCCGGAGGCCCCCTGGGAGCGGTTGTCCTGGCGGATGCTGCTGGTGGACCCGCTCGGCTCCCTGACCCGCCTGCTTCCGCTTTTCCTCATCTCGCTGTGGCTGGGATCCAACCGCAGCAACTACTGGTTCGAGATCTCGATCATCTCGCTCGTGGTGCTCGCGGGAGTGTTGCGCTGGCTGTCGACCAGCTACCAGGTCGGGCGCACCCACATCATCCTCAAGAAGGGTTTCTTCAGCCGGCAGGTGGTCACCGTCGCCCGGAACCGCGTCCGGAGCGTGGACACCGAGTCCGACCTCTTCCACCGGGTCATGCGCGTGTCGATCGTCGAGGTGGGTACGGGCCGGTCCGACTCCGGGAAGTCGGACGCCGAACGGTTCCGTCTCAACGCGATCGACACCGCTCTGGTCGAACCGCTGCGCGACGAACTGCTGGCCCATCGCCGCGCCCTGGACCCGACTCTGAGCGAGGAGGACGAGGAGCAGTGGGGCTCCAAGTACGGCGAGGACATCGCCCGCTGGCGTATCACGTGGGCCCGGTTCGCCCCGTTCTCCTTCATCGGATTCGGTGTGCTCCTGTCGCTGTGGCTCCTCACGTGGCAGATGGGAGACATGCACGACCGGATCATGGACCTCGCGATGGTCGAGGCCGCGGTCTCGTGGCTCGACTCACTGGGGCAGCCGTGGACGTTGGTGGGCGAGGCCATCGCCGTCTGGATGGTGGCCGGCGTCCTGGCGATCATCACGTACGCGATCCGCTACGGAAAATACGCGCTCACCGACCGTGGCCAGTTGCTCTACGTCCAGAACGGCATCCTGCGCCGCAAGCACCAGGCGTTGGACAAGGCCAGACTCCGCGGGGTCGAGATCCGGCTGCCCGTGTACCTCCGGCTCCTGGGTGGCGGTCGGCTCGAGCCCATCATGACGGGAACCAAGAAGGGTGCCACCGCATCGACCCTGTTGCCGCAGGCACCCATCAAGGACGTCCGACGGGTCGCCATCCGCATCCTCGGTGAGGAGACCCCTGTCACCGTGCCGCTGAGGCGCCACCCATGGAAGGCCGCCCGTCGGCGCATCACCCGCGGGCTCATGCCGTTCTGGATCGTGGCCGGCCTGATCGTCCTGGTCCGCATCGACTCCGGGCCCTCGGCCGACATCTGGGTGCGATGGGCGATCCCCGCGGCTCTGGTGTTCTTCCTCGCACTGTCGGTCGACCGGATCAGGATGCTCGGCCACGCGCTTCTGCCCGACACACTGGTGAGCTCGAGCGGTTCCTGGACCGCCAAGCGGATCGTGCTGGAGGCGGACGGGATCATCGGCTGGACCGTGACCCAGTCGGTGTTCCAGCGCTCCGCCGGGGTGGCCACCGTCTCCGCGGCCACCCCGGCCGGAAACGGTGTCTACTCGGTCATGGACATGGACGCCGACGAGGCGTGGGCTCTGGCCGAGGCGCTGACCCCGGGGATCACGGACGTCTGGAACCACGACGGGGACCCCGACGATCGGGCCTCACCCTCGATGGGCGTCCGGACGCAGTGA
- a CDS encoding PH domain-containing protein, translating to MSDPARPLRSNGDLLVSAPPRGAGGAHSLREPSPTTAEGGGTDAGGDLLTSNRVLVTAPRHRIEKRTPVLWVIEGIWSWAILAGLQVAWYFWGDNVMGFWNWVALAATVPFAFMSIVVAPWWRYVVARWDVSDTAVCSRKGWWTTQFRIAPLVRLQTVYTTRNLFERWFGLATVHASTASAQGTVEIRGLSLADAEALAQHLIAIAHLDSEDGT from the coding sequence ATGTCCGATCCCGCCCGTCCCCTGCGCAGCAACGGAGATCTCCTGGTGTCCGCACCACCCCGAGGCGCCGGTGGCGCCCACTCCCTTCGTGAGCCGAGCCCGACGACCGCCGAGGGCGGCGGAACCGACGCCGGCGGCGACCTCCTGACCTCCAACCGGGTGCTGGTCACGGCTCCGCGCCACCGGATCGAGAAGCGCACCCCGGTGCTGTGGGTGATCGAGGGAATCTGGTCGTGGGCGATCCTCGCCGGACTCCAGGTGGCCTGGTATTTCTGGGGCGACAACGTGATGGGGTTCTGGAACTGGGTCGCCCTGGCCGCGACCGTCCCGTTCGCGTTCATGTCGATCGTGGTGGCGCCGTGGTGGCGCTACGTCGTGGCCCGGTGGGACGTCTCGGACACCGCGGTGTGCTCGCGTAAGGGCTGGTGGACCACCCAGTTCCGGATCGCCCCGCTTGTCCGTCTGCAGACCGTCTACACCACCCGCAACCTGTTCGAACGGTGGTTCGGCCTGGCCACGGTCCACGCCTCCACCGCGTCCGCGCAGGGCACGGTCGAGATCAGGGGCCTGTCCCTGGCGGACGCGGAGGCGTTGGCGCAGCACCTCATCGCGATCGCCCACCTCGACTCGGAGGACGGGACGTGA
- a CDS encoding bifunctional FO biosynthesis protein CofGH: MDLAPVPVDPEPTSSAMRRALRRARDGLTLDVTEAAVLLAARGDDLRQLTALAAGRRDARLVDEGRPGVVTYSRKVFVPLTRLCRDRCHYCTFVTVPGKLRAAGEGMFLDPDEVVDLCRRGAEAGCKEALFTLGDRPEDRWPEAREWLESRGFSSTLDYVRAMAIRVLEETGLLPHLNPGVMSWSELSTLKPVAPSMGMMLETTATRLFTTPGECHHGSPDKDPAVRLRTLTDAGRLAVPFTSGILVGIGENRTERAESLLALAGLAREFGHLQEVIVQNFRAKPDTAMRGVADADRDEFLAAIAVARLVLDPRVAVQAPPNLVDREDVLALIGAGVDDLGGISPLTPDHVNPERPWPHLEGLTADLAAAGWALTERLTAHPRYVGAGDAWIDPRVSGHVHALADPGTGLAAVGDGSEGGDDEVVRPTGRPWQEPDDDWDSSGRTDLHTAIDSEGRNTDTRSDIGEAFGNWDVIRARAAELGAAALAPERADSEVLAALRAAESDPASLTDEQYLALATATGDGLAAVAGLADRIRADVVGETVTYVVNRNINFSNICYTGCRFCAFAQRKGDADAFSLSANEVADRAYEAYVSGASEVCMQGGIDPDLPVSGYADLVRAVKERVPSMHVHAFSPMEISNGAARSGVGVREWLTELRAAGLDTIPGTAAEILDDEVRWVLTKGKLPASEWIDIVTTAHEVGLRSSSTMMYGHVDTPKHWVAHLRTLRGIQERTGGFTEFVPLPFVHRSAPLYLAGASRPGPTREENVAVHALARIMLHGAIDNVQTSWVKLGVAGTRTMLRSGANDLGGTLMEETISRMAGAENGSAKTPGEIEEIATGIGRPARRRDTVYGPAPTQIPVTVVT, translated from the coding sequence ATGGATCTCGCCCCGGTACCCGTCGATCCCGAGCCCACCTCGTCCGCCATGCGGCGCGCGTTGCGGCGGGCCCGCGACGGTCTGACCCTCGATGTGACCGAGGCGGCCGTACTGCTGGCCGCACGCGGTGACGACCTGCGTCAGCTCACCGCGCTCGCTGCCGGGCGCCGCGACGCCCGCCTCGTCGACGAGGGCCGTCCGGGCGTGGTGACCTACTCCCGCAAGGTGTTCGTCCCCCTCACCCGCCTGTGCCGGGACCGCTGCCACTACTGCACCTTCGTGACCGTGCCCGGCAAACTCCGCGCCGCGGGCGAGGGAATGTTCCTCGACCCCGACGAGGTCGTGGATCTGTGCCGACGCGGTGCGGAGGCCGGGTGCAAGGAGGCCCTGTTCACCCTGGGCGACCGACCGGAGGACCGCTGGCCCGAGGCGCGCGAGTGGCTCGAGTCCCGAGGTTTCTCCTCGACACTGGACTACGTGCGCGCCATGGCGATCCGGGTCCTGGAGGAGACGGGGTTGCTGCCGCACCTCAACCCCGGCGTGATGAGCTGGTCGGAGCTGTCCACGCTCAAGCCGGTCGCACCGTCGATGGGGATGATGCTCGAGACCACCGCCACGAGGCTGTTCACGACTCCCGGCGAGTGCCACCACGGCAGCCCGGACAAGGACCCGGCCGTGCGGCTGCGCACCCTCACCGACGCCGGTCGGCTCGCGGTGCCGTTCACCTCGGGGATCCTGGTGGGCATCGGGGAGAACAGGACCGAGCGGGCGGAGAGCCTGCTCGCGCTGGCGGGTCTGGCGCGCGAGTTCGGTCACCTCCAGGAGGTGATCGTGCAGAACTTCCGGGCCAAGCCGGACACCGCGATGCGCGGGGTGGCCGATGCCGACAGGGACGAGTTCCTGGCGGCGATCGCCGTGGCGCGGCTGGTGCTCGATCCGCGGGTGGCCGTCCAGGCGCCGCCCAACCTGGTCGACAGGGAGGACGTCCTGGCCCTCATCGGGGCGGGGGTGGACGATCTGGGTGGCATCTCCCCGTTGACCCCGGACCACGTCAACCCCGAGCGTCCGTGGCCGCACCTGGAGGGGCTGACCGCCGACCTGGCGGCGGCGGGCTGGGCGCTGACCGAGCGTCTCACCGCCCACCCGCGCTACGTCGGCGCGGGTGACGCCTGGATCGACCCCAGGGTGTCGGGCCACGTCCACGCGCTGGCCGACCCGGGCACGGGTCTGGCGGCGGTCGGCGACGGCAGTGAGGGCGGCGACGACGAGGTCGTTCGGCCCACCGGTCGTCCCTGGCAGGAACCCGACGACGACTGGGACTCGAGCGGACGGACCGATCTGCACACCGCGATCGACTCCGAGGGCCGCAACACCGATACCCGCTCGGACATCGGGGAGGCCTTCGGCAACTGGGACGTCATCCGGGCCCGCGCCGCCGAACTCGGAGCGGCCGCACTGGCTCCCGAGCGCGCGGACTCCGAGGTGCTCGCGGCGCTGAGGGCCGCGGAGTCGGACCCGGCTTCCCTCACCGACGAGCAGTACCTCGCGCTGGCCACGGCCACCGGTGACGGGCTGGCCGCTGTTGCCGGACTCGCCGACCGGATCCGCGCGGACGTGGTGGGGGAGACGGTGACCTACGTGGTCAACCGGAACATCAATTTCTCCAACATCTGCTACACCGGTTGCCGGTTCTGTGCCTTCGCCCAGCGCAAGGGGGACGCCGACGCGTTCTCGCTCTCGGCGAACGAGGTCGCCGACCGCGCGTACGAGGCGTACGTCTCCGGCGCGTCCGAGGTGTGCATGCAGGGCGGGATCGACCCGGACCTACCGGTCTCCGGTTACGCCGACCTCGTGAGGGCCGTCAAGGAGCGGGTGCCGTCCATGCACGTCCACGCCTTCAGCCCCATGGAGATCTCGAACGGGGCGGCCCGCTCGGGAGTGGGAGTCCGGGAGTGGCTCACCGAACTGCGGGCGGCCGGGCTGGACACCATCCCCGGGACGGCCGCCGAGATCCTCGACGATGAGGTCCGCTGGGTGCTGACCAAGGGCAAACTGCCCGCCTCCGAGTGGATCGACATCGTCACCACCGCCCACGAGGTGGGTCTGCGGTCGAGTTCGACGATGATGTACGGCCACGTGGACACCCCCAAGCACTGGGTGGCGCACCTCCGCACGCTCCGGGGGATCCAGGAACGCACCGGCGGGTTCACCGAGTTCGTCCCGCTGCCGTTCGTGCACCGCAGCGCCCCGCTCTACCTGGCGGGGGCTTCCCGTCCCGGGCCGACACGCGAGGAGAACGTCGCGGTCCACGCGTTGGCCCGGATCATGCTGCACGGCGCGATCGACAACGTACAGACCAGCTGGGTCAAGCTCGGGGTGGCGGGCACGCGGACCATGCTCCGCTCGGGTGCGAACGACCTCGGTGGAACGCTCATGGAGGAGACGATCTCGCGGATGGCCGGCGCGGAGAACGGCTCGGCCAAGACCCCGGGGGAGATCGAGGAGATCGCCACCGGTATCGGTCGGCCCGCCCGGCGTCGGGACACCGTCTACGGACCGGCACCCACACAGATTCCCGTGACCGTCGTCACATAG